The genomic window AGGATCCGGCCGCCAGAGATCGGCGGAGAAGGGTTGTCCCTGGTTCTTCGGGTTATTGTAATACCACGGGCTTTTGGTGGTGATGAATGGCACCGCAATCAACAGGCGGTCCTGGCGGCCGAGCAGGGAGAATAGAAAATGATTATATGAATTCAACTCGGCCGAAGCACGGGCCGGGGAATAGGTGTCGCCCTCAGGCCAACCGGATGAAACATCGCCGTATTCGCTGATGGCAAAGGGTTTCGGTTTTCCCCATTTCATGGACCCATAGGTTTCGACCAGATCCATCAGCGCCTCAACCCGGCTGCCGCTGCGCCGGCTGCCGGCCTGCTGCGTGTGCGTTGCATCCATAAATAAAAAGTCGATGGCATCGATGTGCGGCCCGGCCACATCCATAAACATTTTCATGCGCGATTCCCAATGGCCGAAATCCCAGAAATGCATCATTGGCCATGCGCTGGTATAGCCGATCACTTGCGTCGAAAGCCCGCGTCGGTCGATCTCCTTCCCGATCTCGGCAATCACCTCAGTCATGCGGGCCCGAACGGCGGCCTGATCTTCGCCGTATCTCCCGGCGGCCACAAAGGGAATCGATATGGGGGAATAAAAGTCGGGCCGGAAATCATCCTCGTAATTGTATTCAAGAACATCGGACGCATACCGGGCCATTGCCGCTGGATCATCCTCCATATTAAAGGTGGCCCGCGCCTCACTCGTTACAATGCGGCGGGGGGTGCGATAGGCGAATAGGGGATCGGCCTTGGCCCTGGCAATCACGCCCGGCGCGCGAGCCTTGATCGTTTCCGTATCCGGATATGGCGTTCCCATTTGATGTCCGCTGAATGGTCCATCGAACGCGCGCCCGAATCCGACATGCAGCGCTTTCAGCTGCTCCAGATCCGCCTCGGTCAAGGCTCCGCCGGTATAGCTGCTGTGCACATTGAAGAACTTGCTGCGGTCCAGCTCCGATGAGTCGCCAAGCACCTGTTCGTCCAACAGATGAACCGTCACCGTTACCGGCGGCCCAGTCCCACGACTACTCAGCACAGACAAACAGGCGATTCCTATGATCGCCTTGATCATCAAGTTAAGCTTCATAGTCTCGCCGCGCCCCTTTCATCCATTCGGACGGAACGTCGGAAGTAAACATTAACCCCTTTGGGTCCCAACCGATTTCTTGCTGGTGTCGGTAGGAGAGATTCATCAGATGGCAGCAGATGGCGGAACGCGCCCCCGCTTCCACCGGAACCATCGGCTGTGTGCCGTTGACGATGGCATCGAGGAAGTTCTGGGTGTGACCGCCTTTTTTCTGTTGCGGGAAACGGATTTTCGCATGCTCCAAATATTCGCGTTCGGTCAGCACCACTTCGCGGGCCAGCGATCCATCGGACGGTTCCAGAAATTTATGAACAACCTTTCCGTCGATCTCGAACTGGAATTGTCCGCGGCTGGCCTGAATGCGGCCGTTTTCGCAGATGAAGTCCACCATGAATCCTTTTTCGCGAGTGACCTCAAGTCCTCCTTGATAAACCAGTTTGGCCCCGTAATCATTTCCGCCACCTTCCGGCGGCAACGCTTTGATTGGACCGGACTTATCCATGCCCAATGCCATCTGAATAATATCGAGATGGTGCGCACCCATGTCACAGATGCCCCCGCCACCGTATTCAATGGTCTGACGCCAGCCCATAGGGAATTTTTCATGGACACCACGCGGGCTCAGTTGTGAATTATAGTGATTCAATGGAGCAGGCCCGCACCACATGTTCCAGTCCAGCCCCGGCTCCATCTCTTCTTCCGGCAAATCAAACGGACGCCCCGGCCCCCAGAAATCGGATTTGATGCTGAGCACCTTTCCTGCAATTTCATTGCGTGCCAGCTCGGCCGCCACGCGGAATTCCTGCATGCCACGCTGCTGCGATCCGGTCTGCAGCACGACCCCGGCCTTCTGAACCTCTTCCATCACCCGGATCGATTCGTCGATATCGTGGGTGAGCGGTTTTTCGCAGTAGATATGCTTACCCGCCCTTGCTGCATCGATCGTGATCTGAGCGTGCCAGTGATCGGGCGTGGCGATGCAGACCGCATCAATATCATCGCGCGCCAATAGTTCACGATAGTCGTTATAGGCAGCGCACTCCTTGTTGCCATAGTTTTCATTCACACGAGCCTGCTCGGCTTCACGGCGGGTTTTATCCACGTCGCACACCGCAACCAGCTTGGTCCGCGCCATCAGCCCGTTCACATGCCAGTACATCATGCGGCCCATGCCGATGCAACCCACCCGCAGTTCTTCAATCGCCGTTGCCTTGGGTGCACCAATGCTGAACAGCGGAAGCGAAACCCCTGCTGCACCTGAAACCTTAATAAACGCTCTCTTATTCATGATGTTCATGTTCTCATTCGAGGTTGGGTTTTAGAAGACTAAAGTTCAAGGGCTAGAAATTAGATCCTGCGCGCGGCGTAGAGCGCCAGGATATTTTCCACCGGGACATCCCCTTCGAAATCCTGGCTCGGGCCGAGGATGTAGCCGCCGTTTTTGTTGAGCGTTTCGATGAAGCGTTCGGCTTCGGCGGTCACTGCGGCAGGGGTGCCGTGCGGCAGCAGATCCTGCGTGTCGATGCCGCCGTGGAAGCAGAGTTGGTCGCCGAAGTCGGCCTTCAACCCTTCGGGTTCCATGCCGGCGACCTTCTGAATGGGATCGAGCCCGTCTACACCGCAGTCGATTAAATTTCCAATGATTGGACGAACCGCGCCGCAGGAGTGTTGCAGATAGAAGGCGCCGTGCCGATGTGCGAGGTCGGCCAAACGTTTGGTGTTCTTTGCGAAGAACTGATTCCACATGTCGTTGCTGAAGAGCATGCCGTTCTGGGTGCCGTAGTCGTCGCAGACGCAGAGGATATCGATCCGTCCGTCGGCGGCCTCAAACATGCGGCCATAGTATTCCAGTTCAAATTCCACCATCTTGTCGAAGAGGTGCTGGGCATATTCCGGTTCCGTGGCCATATCGATGTAGAGCTTCTCCGCATCCACCAGATTGGTGACAAACTGATAGACACCCGGCCAGCCGATGCGTAGCGCGCGGTTTTCATGCTTTCCGCATTCTCGGGCCACGGCTTCATAGTCAAAATGATCCGGGTTCGGCCAGGTCCAGGCATCGAGCTGCTCAATGGTTTCGGTTTCCTGAAGGGGATAGTAGGTGGTGTGGGCATTATACTCAGCGCCGTTCCAATGCATGATATACCGATAACCGAATTCGTGGGTAAATTCATCGTGCCCGTCCGCGGTTTTCTGAACCGGAAGCTCCGGCCCGATATAGGGGGCCCATAGATTCCAGACATCAATATCCATTTTATCGTGAACCGCTTCATACGAATCCACCCCGAAATGCTTCATCAGTTTTCCGTAGGCCACATCGACGCCCTTCAAAAAACAGGGAACCCGGTCGGGCGTCTTGTGTTCAAATGCCGCGCGAACGCGTTCCTTAGATGTCATGCCCATTATGGAACTCCTTTGGCCGGGTGGTATTTATATTATGTCAGATTGGTTATAGCGCTTATAATTCCCATGTAGAAGTTGATATCCATTAATCAGGTGGTATTTATATTAACTGAAATGGAAAATCTATTCTGGCATATCAATCTGGCTGAAAAACCGACCTGTCATTACATCGGCACCGGAATCTCGGAAGAACACCACAACAGGATCTATTGCCTGCCGAACCTGTGGTGCCTTCATCTGTACGACTTTGAGGGGACGCTGACCATGGAGGAGGGGTGTCTCGATGTGCACCCGGGCGACATCGGGTTCATCCCTCCCGGAAAAACCGTGACCTATGCCGTATATGGAACCGGCGTTCATCTGGCCTGCCATTTTTATATGGGCGGAGGGAGCAGACCGCCCCGGACCCTGCCGGCCATGATGCCGTCCGGAGCGCTCTATCCTGAGTTTTCGGAAGCCTTCCGGAAAATACTTCATCTTCATGCGGCCAGCCCGTTTGCGGCGGACATCAAACTTTGGGATGTATTGCTGGATGCAGAACGGATGGGACAACGGGTTCAGCAACGGGAAAATGCGCTGCATCCTGCGCTGGAAAAATGCCTCCAGTATATTGAACTCAACCTTGCGGCGAAACTCAGTGTTGCGGAGCTGATTGGGCTTGCGGGCGTTTCGCATCCCTATCTTGTTCGACTCTTCAAGGAGCATCAGGACTGCACGATCACCGAATATATCCAGCAGCGGCGCATGACCAAAGCGCGGCACCTCTTAACCGAGACCGATCAACCCGTCAAATCCGTCGCCATCGATTGCGGCTTCACCGACCTGCAGTATTTCAATAAATGCGTCCGTAAAGCCTTCGGCATTTCTCCTCGGGCAATGAGGGGATAATCAGTCTGCCACTTAACGCTGCGGGCTAGGAATTTATTCTTCCGGAAGTGGCCGGCCTTTGGTTTCCGGGGCCTATATGACCGTTACCGGAACACAGTCCGGGATTTCTCCGTCCAGCACACATAAGAATCGTTCTCTTTAAGTCATGGATTCTAGTTCCCTTTTTACCACCCGCTGCGCTAGAGGACACAGAGGCACTGAGTTTCCGGTTTCTCTGTGTCTCCGTACAACTATCCGTCAATTTCTTGTTTTCCTGGCAATTTTTTTTACCACCCGCTGCGCTAGAGGACTCTGAGGCACAGAGGGTTAGGATGCTCTGTGTCTCTGAGATCTCTGTGGTAAAAAATCCGTGTCTTCGGTGTTCATCTGTAGCTTCAAATAATTTGGTTGCGGCACCGCTGCTCCAGGCGCTCTGTGGTTGAATTATATGCCTGCGGGAGCCAGATCCCGGATCCAGATGTTGCGGTATTCCACCGGGCTGCCGTGCCCTTGGAGGAAGAAGGGGCGTTTAGCTTCGTGCACTTCGTAGGGGAGCACCTGGTTGTGCTTGGTTGGCCCGGTGATTTCCGTGTTGATATGGACGAACACGCCGTTGTGGATGACCGAGATGCGAGCCGGCTTAACCAGCTCACCGCCGTTGAACACCGGCGCCGTGAAATGGATGTCGTAGCTCTGCCATTCGCCGGGTTTGCGGCAGGCGTTGAACAGGGGCGGGGTCTGTCCATAGACCGCCGCCGCGGAACCGTCGGCATAGAGTTCAACGGAGTAGGAATCGAAAACCTGCAGTTCATATTTTCCCATCAGGAAAATTCCGCTGTTGCCGGAATTGTTGATCTTGTTTGTGTTGATCTCCGTTGGAGCCCGCCACTCAATGTGCAGCTGGCAGTCGCCGAAGGCGTCTTGGGTTGAAAGGCCGCCGGCGAGCCGGATCGCGCCATGCTCGATCGTGCATTTGTTCGGAGCAAACTTTTCCAGCGAGGTGCCTCCGAACAGGACGATCGCATCGGATGGCGCCGGAGCCATCCCCGTGTATTCACCGGGAATGACGCGCGGTGGCTGCGGCCGGTCGACCTGGTGGACGATCCATTTTTGTCCGGGAATTTTAGGCGTCCAGGTCACGCCCGGACTTTTGTATGTATGGAATCCTTCTTCGGCCAATGTTGCGGATGAAATCAGCAGTGCAGTATGGATGATCCATCGTTTCATGACGTACCTCAATTGTATTTTGTTTAGACGGGATAACAGGATCTTAAGGATTATATTCATCCAGTTCCTCCTGTAATCCTGTCAAAAAGAACTATGCGTTCATCCAATCGGTGGATGCCTTGCGGGAGCGCAGCGCGTTGGCCTCGGCATCGCCGGGGAACTCTTCGGTTGCCGGATCCCATTTGACGGTACGGTCGAGCTTCATCGCGATGGAGCCGGTGAGCAGGGTGGTGCTGAGGCGATGCAGGTCTTCGGCATCATAGTTCGGCTTCGCACCCTTCAGGACTACATCGAGGAAATTGCGCTGCTCATACGGCGGCATGTTCCAGATTTTGCTGTCTTCGTAGGTGCCCTTCAGGATCTTCTTGTCGTGCGCCATCAGCTGTCCGCGCCATCCATCGCAGCCGCACCAGCCTTTGGTGCCGTAGAACATGATGCGCGGCTGGGAGGAAATCACATTCATGGTGACCCCGTTTGCATACGTGAATTTCAGGTCAAAATAGTTCGGCACATCGTTCATCGAATCTTTCGGGGTGATGTGTTTGATGGGTTCCACCTTCACGGCGCTGGTGCGTTCCGAAAAGTTGGCCACTTGGGCGGTATCGCAGAGGTGCATGCCCCAGTCCGTCAGCACGCCGGCCGCAAAGGCATCCTGCTGGCGCCAGGCCTGGGGGTCGGTGCGGTTCGCCGTGTAGGGCTTGTATGGGGCCGGCCCCAGCCACATCGGATAGTTGATGTCTGCCGGAACAGGGGTTTCGGGCAGGTTCGGATAGGACCAGGATTTATAGGGCAGCCCCACATCGATTTTGATCAGGTCGCCGATCGCGCCGTTGCGGACGGCTTCGGCCAGTTTGTAGTAGTGAATCACCGCGCGGTCTTCGAGGCCGACGGTGAAGACCTTACCGGTTTGCTTCTGCACGTTCACCAGTTCGCGGCCTTCGGCAATGGTGAGGGTTGGCTTTTCGCTGATGACATGCTTGCCGGCTTTCATGGAGAGAATGGAGAGCGGCACGTGCCAGTGGTCGGGGGTGGAAATGCAGACGGCATCGATGTCTTTGCGGGCGAGCAGATCGCGGAAGTCGGGGATGCCGGCGCAGCCTTGCTCTCCATAATGCGCGTTGACGATGTTCTGGGCGTTGGCCTGGTTCTTGGCTTTGACATCGCAGACGGCCACCACCCGGCAATCCTTTTCCTGAAGGAAGCTCTTCATGTTGACCTGGGTGCCTTGGTTGCCGACTCCAATAAAACCCATCGCAAGGAGGTTGGAAGGGGCTTCCGCGCCGAGCACCTTGGAGGGGACAATGGCCGGGAACGCAAGCGCGCTTCCGGTCAGCAACCCCGCCTTGAGGGAACTGCGACGTGAGAGGGTGGATCTGCTTTTTTCTGTTTTCATGATGAACGGTCTACCATGGGAATGTTCGCTTTGCTAAGCGTAATATTTTTCCAAAAGTTGCACTATTGTCGCATGCTCATTTCCGCAGGGATCCGGGGGACATGCCGGTTTCCTTCCTGAACTGCCGGATGAAGAACGGGACGTCGCGGTAGCCCAGCGAGTCGGCGATTTCGGTGATCGGGCAGTTGGACGTTCCCAGCATCTGGACGGCCTGGGCGATGCGATGCTCAATCACGTAGCGGTTTGGGGCATTGCCGGTGATGCGGTTGAACCAGCGGGTCAGCTGGGAGCGGGAGAGTCCGGTTGAATCGCACATGACCTCCACCCGCCAGTCGCGGCCGGGATCGTGTTTGATGTTTTCAATCAGCTCCTCCACCTTCTGCTGGACTGCGCCCACCGGCCCGCAGGCCAGGTTTTGCTCCAGGAGGTGGTATAATTGTAGCAATGCGGTTTCCGTGTGCCGGGTTGAACGTTCATCGTCCTTCTGCCTGCGTTTGACCGCGTATGCGGCCACTTCCTCGAAAAGGCTGACCTCGCGGATCGGGGTGTGGATGAGTTCGCCGGAGGCTTCGGTTGCCGGCAGTTCCGCAAAATGGGCCGCAAACATCGTGACCGGTTTGTCGTCGAGGGCATGGCCGGAGAGTCGCTGCCCCGGCAGGAACAGAAAGCAGGTCCCCTTGGTTGCTTCATGGGTTTGGCCGTTCAATGCATAGCGGATGCGGCCGCCCATCACATACTGAAGCGTCAGCACCTGGACTTCCACCTCCCACGTCCAGTTTTTCATGTTATGGAGGATGTAGGGGGTGATGCGCGACGGCGAATCCGGGAACACCGGACGGTCTTCCTCATAGAACGGAGTCTGGAACTTCAGTGGTTGAAACGGTTTTTTCATGGCCCGATGTGATCCTTGTTCAGAGGACTAACATTGAAGGTTAAATGTTCACAACTGCTCTTTTGGACAGGATCTGGACATTTTGTGCCGGATCGTTTGGCTTGGATTGCCGTAAGGTTGAAGGCCTAGGCCTTTTAGATAGGTTCGCGAGGGGAGGAAACATGAGACGTTTGCCGTCTCTTTAGTGAATGGTTATTTAGGAGAGTTGATGTGAAACCGTCAGGGATCATTTTTTTCAGCGGTGCGTTGCTTGCCGCGAGCGCATGGGCGAAGGCGGATTCGCCGGCGACGGGCTTGTCGAAACCCAACATTATCGTCTATTTCGCGGACGACATCAGTGCGCGCGAACTGCCGGTCTACGGATCGGCGGTGTGGAGCAAGCCGGAACGGGGCGATACCTCGGATCCGGCGTTGCGGGCCGTGACCCCCGTGCTGGACCGGCTGGCAACGGAAGGCTGCTGGATCAAGACCGCGTGGGCGGCCTGCGTCTGCAACCCCAGCCGCGCCATGATGATGTCCGGCCGATACGCACACATCACCAAATGGTGGAACAACAAGGACAAGGGGCTTTCCTACGACGAGCAGGGGAAGCTTTCCACCTATCCCGTGTACGAGAGTTCGCCGCTGCTGATCGGGCACGTTGCGCAAAAAGCGGGCTATGGCACCTACTGGTCCGGGAAAACCCAGATGGCGGGGGGATACGCCGAGCACGGCTTCGACGAAGGGTGCTTCACCCCGGGCAGCCTGAGCGACACGGACAACCCCTATACCGACCTCAAGCACGTGTATAAAAAGGTCAATGGCGAAAAGGTGCTGGTCAATGTGGACAACGGCGAAATCTGCGACACCTATCTGCAGCATGGCTGGAACTTTTGCCCCCACGTTAAGCTAATGAACCATCCGACCGATCCCGGCAAGACGGTCTGGTGGCCGAATACACCGGAAGCGAAGAAGCGTTTCGGGCTGTCCACCTTCGGCCCGGATGTGGAGCAGGCGTTTTCCATCGATTTCATGGAACGCATGCACCAGCAGGGCAAGCCGTTCTTTATCTACCACACCACCCATCTCGGACACGGCGCGTGGGACTGGCTTACGCCCGCAAACGGCCAGTGTTGGCCCGGTACGCCGAAGATTGCCTGGGAGGGGGGAAGATACACGCGCACCGAGCCGGTTGTGACCGGCGACAACGGGGTCTACGACCTGCACGGAACCATCACGGAGCCGGGCATGCACAGCCATATCAACTACATCGACTACCAGATCTGGCGGTATCGGCAGAAGCTGGAGGAAATGGGCATTGCCGAAAACACCGTCATTGTTTTCTGTGCCGACAATGGCTCGGCCGAATACGGCAAGAACAAGGGCGAGCAGCAGAAGGGCTGCCACGTGCCGATGATCATCTACGCGCCGGGCATGAAAAAACAGGGCGGTCAGGATGTGCTCGTCAGCCTGGCCGACATCATGCCGACCATCGCCGACCTGGTCGGGTTTGAGATTCCGGCCGATTATGAAGTCAACGGGAAAAGCCTGGTGCCGTTCCTTTATACCGACGGGAAGGAGCACCGCGACTGGCTCTATACCCAGCGCGGCCCCGAGCAGCTGATCCGCGGAACGCACGTCCTCAAGGACGGGCGGGACCAATGGTGGAACGTTGCCGATAACCCGGCCGACCTGATCAGTTTCTCGGAAATCAGGGAGTGGGGCGGCGTTTCGGAAGTCCACCGCGCGGAGCGCGAGGAGCTGCTGCACATCCTGCCGGATTTCGATCTGTATTATGAGGAGTTCAATGCCCCCGGCGTTCCCGGAGGGTCAACCTTCAACCCGAAACGCTACGGCCGCAAGCCCGAAGAGGTGGCAAAGCCGGCCCCTCCGGCAAAAAAGGAACCTCCGCGTTCCATGCCGTCCGCCACCCCGAAGGGGCAGGGGAAAACGAAGGACGCCTTCTGCAGCTGGAAAAAGACCGAGATGGAGAAGAAGGGCAAAACCTATGTCCAGGCCCAGGTCGAAAAGCTGTTCGATCAGATCGATGCCAACCAGGATGGCCTTGCAACCAAGGAAGAGCAAAAGGCGTATTACGCAAAATAGGAGAGGCGCATGATGAAACATAGTTTTTACCTGACACTGCTGATCGCAGGATCGGCTTTCGCGAAGACGCAGCCCAATGTGCTGTGGGTTCTGACCGACGACCACCGCTACGACTCGATCCGCGCATTCAATCAAATGATGACCGGCGACGAGATGAGCCCGCTGGGTTATGTGGAGTCGCCGAGCACCGACAAGCTGGCGGAAATGGGCACGACCTTCATCAATACCTATTGCCATGCGCAGGGCTGTGCGCCGTCGCGGGCGTCGATGCACCTCGGGCGCTATCCGTTCCGCTCCGGGATCTATGAGTTCGAGTGGTTCAACAAGGATACCGAGCATTGGAAACCCTCGCTGCCCGAGCAGATGGCCGCGCTGGGCTACCAGACCTTCCACGTGGGCAAGCTGGGCGTGCGCGTCCGCACCACCAACAGGAACGGAAAATTCGGGACCCACCAAATCTACCAGCAGGATATCAGCTTCCATAGAATGTTCGATGAAGGCCTGACCGGTTGGAGCAAAGGCGAGGTAACCGAGGTGGCCGGGATTAAACTGGACAAACCTACCCATTGCGACTGGTTGCGGACGCTGGAAGGGACGTGGGAATATACCGGTTATGAACTCAACAAAATCGCCGGGCTCGAAAACCACAGCAAGCAGGTCGATGAAAAATACGACATCCTGCGCAAGTATGCATCTCCGGAGGAAAAACAGCCGGGCTATGGCGAGATCATCGGCGGCGTCAGTTCCCAGCCGGCCGGAAAAAACCGCGACGGCCGCTATACGACCGAGCTGGTCCGCTTCCTGGAAAACCCCAGCCAAACACTGGCCGTCGGCTCGCAGACCTTTACCGGCGTGAACCCAAGCAAGCCGCTGTTCGCCAACATTGGCTACGATTTCCCGCACACCCCGGTGCTGCCGCCAAAATCGTTCCGGGATCGCTTCCTCAAAAAGAAATACACCATTCCGGTGGTCGATAAGGATGAGTTCGGCAAGCTGCCGCCGCAGTTGCAGGGCCTCATCAAAAAGGCGGCGTCGGAACACTATTCCGATGCAGACAAGCAGCAGATGGTTCAGGACTATTATGCCTACTGCGCATACGGCGACCACCTCATTGGCGAGGCGGTCGAGGCGTTCCTGGCCTACAGCAAAAAGCAGAAGCAACCGTGGATGATCGTCTATGTCTGCGGCGACCATGGATGGCGGCTCAACGAGCATGGATCCATCTATAAGTTCGCCCCGTGGAAAACCGACGCGCTCGATCCGATCATTGTCGTCTCCTCCGACAAGAAGCGGTTTCCCGCCGGCAAGGTCGTCACCGACCTGACCGAATTCGTCGATATTGCGCCCACCATCATGGCGGCCGGCGGCGCCAACCTGGAACAGCCGCAGTATGCCTACCTCGATGGCTACGACCTCGCCAAGGTCACCTCCGGCGAGCTGGAACCCCGCGACTACATCGTTGGTGAAAGCCATGCCGTAACCGGGCCGCGCGCAACGCTGCGCACCCCGGACTACATGTTTTCCATCAAGTCCCGCCCGAAGAACAAAATGGGCGGAAAGGACATGAAGTGGGCCATGACCGCCTCATACAAAGACCTCGAACCGGTGCTCTACGACATGAAGCGCGATCCGGACGAACTCAACAACCTCGCCTTCAATCCGGAGTACAAAGGCATTGCGATGAAAATGAAGGATAAGCTGCTCAATATCGTGATCGGCGACAACCGCGTGGAAGTAATCTGGAATGCCAAAGGCGACGGAACCGAGGTCTCCCGCAGCAACTTCGCCCCCGGCGCGGACGATAAAAAACTTAAACTCTAACTTGAGTGACTTAACCGCGAAGACGCTAAGGCGCGAAGAAGGGAGAACCTTTGTTTCTTTGCGACTTTGCGGTCAATAAATTCGGAGAATCCGATACATGAAAAAACTGTTTATTACTACATTCCTTGCGGTTGTTTCAGCCGCGGTCGCTGAAAAGCCGAACGTTGTTTTCATCCTGGCGGATGATCTCGGGCTGGGCGACGTCAGCTACCATGCGCGCAGGATTTTGAACAAGGAGCCGTTCGTTGAAACGCCGAACATCGATGCGCTGGCGGAGCAGGGCCTCTGGTTCACCGACGGCCATTCGGCCACCGCGCTCTGCGCACCAACGCGCTACTGCGTGATGAGCGGCAACAACAACTATCGCTCCTACGCGCCCGCCGGCGTGTGGAGCACCTTCGCGCCGACGGCCTTCAAGGAAGGAGAGGTTACACTCGGCACGTTGATGCGCGACGCCGGCTACCGCACCGGCTTTTTCGGCAAGTGGCATATGGGCGGCGATTTCCAGGTGCCCGGCACCCAGCAGGTTTACCGCGGCCCCAAGTCGGGCGACATCATCGACCAGGTCGATGTGACCCGCTGGATCGGCGGCGGCCCGAAATATTGCGGCTTCGACTACGACTTCACCACCCCGTGCGGCGTGCAAGGCCCCATGTATCTGTTTTATGAAAACCAGCAGTGGGCCCCCTTGGCCAAGGATTCGAAGATCGTCTTCTTCAACAAGGACAATG from Pontiella desulfatans includes these protein-coding regions:
- a CDS encoding sulfatase-like hydrolase/transferase → MMKHSFYLTLLIAGSAFAKTQPNVLWVLTDDHRYDSIRAFNQMMTGDEMSPLGYVESPSTDKLAEMGTTFINTYCHAQGCAPSRASMHLGRYPFRSGIYEFEWFNKDTEHWKPSLPEQMAALGYQTFHVGKLGVRVRTTNRNGKFGTHQIYQQDISFHRMFDEGLTGWSKGEVTEVAGIKLDKPTHCDWLRTLEGTWEYTGYELNKIAGLENHSKQVDEKYDILRKYASPEEKQPGYGEIIGGVSSQPAGKNRDGRYTTELVRFLENPSQTLAVGSQTFTGVNPSKPLFANIGYDFPHTPVLPPKSFRDRFLKKKYTIPVVDKDEFGKLPPQLQGLIKKAASEHYSDADKQQMVQDYYAYCAYGDHLIGEAVEAFLAYSKKQKQPWMIVYVCGDHGWRLNEHGSIYKFAPWKTDALDPIIVVSSDKKRFPAGKVVTDLTEFVDIAPTIMAAGGANLEQPQYAYLDGYDLAKVTSGELEPRDYIVGESHAVTGPRATLRTPDYMFSIKSRPKNKMGGKDMKWAMTASYKDLEPVLYDMKRDPDELNNLAFNPEYKGIAMKMKDKLLNIVIGDNRVEVIWNAKGDGTEVSRSNFAPGADDKKLKL